In Castanea sativa cultivar Marrone di Chiusa Pesio chromosome 6, ASM4071231v1, a single window of DNA contains:
- the LOC142641342 gene encoding ABC transporter C family member 3-like produces the protein MELVDSSNHGMPILFSHYYSSLMYSGTDFLKKPVFLRGFSGSLHLVLLFVLFISWVCNKFKVAHSEGSKERFNNSKSLCYKLAQICCLGVSVFSLVLCLLSYFYWYRNGWSYEGLVTLLDLALRTLAWGTLCVYLRTQLFNSVKSKYPFLLRVWWGFYLCISFYCLVIDVVLSIKHVSLPVQNLVSDIVSVVSGFFFCYVGFFGKNDGEDTLLEEPLLNGDSSNEAESNKSKGNENVTPYWNAGFFSILTFSWIGPLITIGNKKTLDLEDVPQLGPRDSVFGAFPNFKNKLEAECGTSNGVTTLKLTKALIFSAWKEVLLTAFFVIISTLASYVGPYFIDTFVQYLNGRRSYKNEGYVLVSVFFAAKLVECLAQRHWFFRVHQVGIRVRSVLIVMIYNKGLTLSCQSKQGHTSGEIINFMTVDADRIGDFSWYLHEIWIVPVQIVIALLILYRNVGLASIAALIATVFVMLANVPLGKLQEKFQGKIMESKDKRMKATSEILRNMRILKLQGWEMKFLAKIMEIRKTEAGWLKKYVYTSAMASFVFWGAPTFVSVVTFGTCMLMGIPLESGKILSALATFRILQEPIYSLPGTISMVAQTKVSLDRIVSFLCLDDLQSDVIERLPRGSSNTAIEIIDGNFSWDLSSSSATLADINLKVQQGMRVAVCGTVGSGKSSLLSCILGEVPKISGTVKLCGTKAYVAQSPWIQSGMIEENILFGMEMEREKYEKVLEACSLKKDLEILPFGDQTIIGERGINLSGGQKQRIQIARALYQDADIYLFDDPFSAVDAHTGSHLFKECLLGLLDSKTVVYVTHQVEFLPAADRILVMKDGRITQAGKYNDILNSGTDFMELVGAHKKALSGLDSTEAGSVSGSMSKEAGNLDSTNWVVEKQEDKGVQNCKEDDVASSKGQIIQEEEREKGGVGFSVYWKFITMAYGGTLVLIILLAHVLFQTLQIGSNYWLAWATPVSEDVKPSVDSSTLMIVYVALAIGSSFCVLVRSMLIRTAGYSTANQLFSKMHFCIFRAPMSFFDATPSGRILSRASTDQSAVDLSIPNEMGAVAFSIIQLLGIIAVMSQVAWQVFIIFIPVIAACIWYQQYYIPSARELSRLVGVCKAPVIQHFTETISGATTVRSFDVESRFRDTNMKLADANSRPRFNIDGAMEWLCFRLDMLSSVTFAFSLVFLISIPEGVIDPGIAGLSVTYGLTLNMLQMRVIWFLCQMENKIISVERMFQYTCIPSEPTLVIEETQPDCSWPSHGEVYFRDLQVRYAPHMPLVLRGLTCTFPGEMKTGIVGRTGSGKSTLIQTLFQIVEPTAGQIMIDGINISVLGLHDLRSRLSIIPQDPTMFEGTVRSNLDPLEEYADEKIWEALEKCQLGDEVRKKEGKLDSTVSENGENWSVGQRQLVCLGRVLLKKSKVLVLDEATASVDTATDNLIQQTLRQHFSNCTVITIAHRITSVLDSDMVLLLNNGLIEEHDSPTRLLENKSSSFAQLVAEYTVRANSSFGK, from the exons ATGGAACTTGTTGACTCTTCAAACCACGGTATGCCAATCTTGTTCTCACACTACTACTCTTCACTCATGTACTCAGGTACTGATTTTCTCAAGAAACCAGTTTTCCTACGTGGATTTTCTGGTTCTTTACACCTGGTATTGTTATTTGTGTTGTTTATCTCATGGGTGTGCAACAAATTCAAGGTGGCTCATAGTGAAGGTTCAAAGGAAAGGTTTAATAACAGCAAGAGCTTGTGCTATAAACTGGCTCAAATTTGTTGTTTGGGTGTTTCTGTGTTTAGTCTAGTGTTGTGCTTATTGAGTTACTTTTATTGGTATAGAAATGGTTGGTCTTATGAAGGGTTAGTGACTCTTTTGGATTTAGCGCTTAGAACACTTGCTTGGGGTACACTTTGTGTTTACCTGCGTACCCAGTTGTTTAATTCAGTTAAGTCAAAGTACCCTTTTTTATTGAGAGTTTGGTGGGGTTTCTATCTCTGCATTTCTTTTTATTGCCTTGTCATTGATGTTGTTCTTTCTATAAAACATGTTAGTTTACCAGTTCAAAATTTAGTATCCGATATTGTCTCTGTTGTTTCGGGTTTCTTTTTCTGTTATGTGGGGTTTTTTGGGAAGAATGACGGTGAAGATACCCTTCTTGAAGAACCTCTTTTGAATGGGGATTCTAGTAATGAAGCTGAGTCAAATAAGTCCAAGGGGAATGAAAATGTAACCCCTTATTGGAATGCTGGATTTTTCAGCATTCTTACTTTTTCTTGGATAGGTCCTTTAATTACAATTGGCAATAAGAAGACATTAGACCTTGAGGATGTTCCTCAACTTGGTCCTAGAGATAGTGTATTTGGGGCCttcccaaattttaaaaataagctCGAGGCAGAGTGTGGTACAAGTAATGGGGTGACCACACTGAAGCTGACAAAGGCGTTAATCTTCTCGGCGTGGAAAGAGGTTCTCTTGACAGCCTTCTTTGTGATTATTAGCACATTGGCTTCCTATGTTGGACCATATTTTATTGATACTTTTGTTCAATACCTCAATGGGCGACGGAGCTACAAAAATGAGGGCTATGTTCTGGTTTCAGTGTTCTTTGCTGCAAAACTTGTGGAATGCCTCGCACAGAGGCACTGGTTCTTTAGGGTGCACCAAGTTGGAATTAGAGTCCGATCAGTATTGATCGTAATGATCTATAATAAAGGTCTGACCCTTTCATGCCAGTCAAAGCAGGGCCACACTAGTGGGGAGATCATCAATTTCATGACTGTTGATGCTGACAGAATTGGTGATTTCAGTTGGTATTTGCACGAGATATGGATTGTTCCTGTTCAAATTGTTATTGCATTGTTAATTTTGTATAGAAATGTTGGGCTTGCTTCAATTGCGGCTTTGATTGCAACCGTATTTGTGATGTTGGCTAATGTTCCTTTGGGCAAATTACAAGAGAAGTTTCAGGGCAAGATAATGGAATCAAAAGACAAAAGGATGAAGGCAACGTCTGAGATTTTAAGGAACATGAGGATTTTAAAGCTTCAGGGATGGGAGATGAAGTTTCTGGCTAAAATCATGGAGATCAGGAAGACCGAGGCAGGGTGGCTGAAGAAGTATGTTTACACATCGGCAATGGCCTCTTTTGTCTTCTGGGGTGCCCCCACATTTGTGTCTGTGGTCACTTTTGGTACTTGCATGTTGATGGGGATCCCACTTGAGTCAGGGAAGATATTATCTGCACTTGCAACATTTAGGATTCTTCAGGAGCCCATCTATAGTCTTCCTGGAACAATCTCAATGGTAGCTCAAACTAAAGTTTCTCTTGATCGAATTGTGTCCTTCCTTTGTCTTGATGACTTGCAGTCTGATGTGATAGAGAGGCTTCCAAGAGGTAGTTCTAATACAGCAATAGAGATTATTGACGGGAATTTTAGTTGGGATTTATCTTCCTCAAGTGCAACATTAGCAGATATAAATTTGAAAGTGCAACAAGGCATGAGGGTTGCTGTTTGTGGGACTGTTGGCTCAGGCAAGTCAAGTTTGCTTTCCTGTATCCTAGGAGAAGTACCTAAAATATCTGGGACTGTTAAGTTATGTGGGACAAAGGCATATGTTGCTCAGTCACCTTGGATACAAAGTGGCATGATTGAAGAGAACATATTGTTTGGTATGGAGATGGAAAGAGAAAAGTATGAGAAGGTCCTTGAAGCGTGTTCCTTGAAGAAGGACTTAGAAATTCTCCCATTTGGTGATCAAACAATCATCGGTGAGAGAGGAATCAATTTGAGCGGTGGGCAGAAGCAAAGGATCCAAATTGCGCGTGCTCTGTACCAAGATGCTGATATCTATTTGTTTGATGATCCGTTTAGTGCAGTGGACGCTCATACAGGATCCCACCTGTTTAAg GAATGTTTGCTGGGACTTTTGGATTCAAAAACAGTTGTTTATGTTACTCATCAAGTGGAGTTCTTACCTGCTGCTGATCGTATCTTG GTGATGAAAGATGGTAGGATTACTCAAGCTGGGAAGTATAATGATATTCTCAATTCAGGAACTGATTTTATGGAACTCGTGGGAGCGCATAAGAAAGCTTTGTCAGGACTTGATTCCACCGAGGCCGGGTCGGTTTCTGGAAGTATGAGCAAGGAAGCTGGAAATCTGGATAGTACTAATTGGGTTGTGGAAAAACAAGAAGATAAAGGGGTTCAAAATTGTAAAGAAGATGATGTAGCCAGTTCAAAAGGACAGATTatccaagaagaagagagagagaaaggtggAGTCGGGTTTTCAGTCTATTGGAAATTTATTACTATGGCATATGGAGGAACTCTTGTGCTAATTATATTGCTGGCACATGTTCTCTTTCAGACCCTTCAAATTGGAAGCAATTATTGGTTGGCTTGGGCAACTCCTGTCTCAGAGGATGTGAAACCTTCAGTTGATAGCTCTACCCTAATGATTGTTTATGTTGCTTTGGCCATTGGAAGTTCTTTTTGTGTCCTTGTGAGATCCATGCTTATTAGAACAGCTGGATACAGTACTGCCAATCAACTCTTCAGCAAGATGCACTTCTGCATTTTCCGTGCCCCCATGTCATTTTTTGATGCCACTCCAAGTGGTCGAATTCTAAGCAGA GCTTCTACTGACCAAAGTGCAGTGGATTTGTCTATTCCAAATGAAATGGGGGCAGTTGCCTTCTCAATTATCCAGCTTCTTGGAATTATTGCTGTAATGTCTCAGGTTGCATGGCaggttttcatcatttttatccCAGTTATTGCAGCCTGTATCTGGTATCAG CAATATTACATACCTTCTGCACGAGAACTATCAAGATTGGTTGGAGTGTGCAAAGCTCCAGTGATACAACATTTTACTGAAACAATTTCAGGCGCAACAACCGTCAGGAGCTTTGATGTAGAATCAAGATTTAGGGACACAAATATGAAACTGGCAGATGCAAATTCTCGGCCAAGATTCAATATTGATGGTGCAATGGAGTGGTTGTGCTTCCGCTTGGATATGTTATCTTCCGTAACATTTGCGTTCTCCTTGGTCTTCTTGATCTCTATTCCAGAGGGAGTCATTGATCCAG GCATCGCGGGCTTATCTGTGACATATGGACTTACTCTAAACATGTTGCAAATGAGGGTAATATGGTTTCTTTGCCAAATGGAGAACAAAATTATATCAGTAGAAAGAATGTTTCAATACACTTGTATCCCAAGCGAGCCAACTCTTGTGATAGAAGAAACTCAGCCAGATTGTTCTTGGCCATCGCATGGAGAAGTTTATTTTCGTGATCTTCAA GTACGGTATGCCCCACACATGCCACTTGTATTACGTGGCCTCACATGTACTTTCCCTGGAGAAATGAAAACTGGCATTGTAGGGCGAACTGGTAGTGGTAAATCAACTCTCATACAAACGCTTTTTCAGATTGTTGAACCTACTGCCGGTCAGATAATGATAGATGGCATCAACATCTCCGTGCTTGGACTACATGATTTGCGATCTAGACTAAGCATTATCCCTCAGGATCCAACCATGTTTGAGGGGACTGTAAGAAGCAATCTGGATCCACTTGAAGAGTACGCAGATGAAAAAATTTGGGAG GCTTTGGAGAAGTGTCAACTTGGAGATGAAgttagaaagaaagaaggaaaactAGATTCTACAG TTAGTGAGAATGGAGAAAATTGGAGTGTGGGTCAGAGGCAGCTGGTCTGCCTTGGCCGTGTGCTGCTTAAGAAAAGTAAGGTATTGGTGCTTGATGAAGCTACTGCATCGGTTGATACAGCTACAGATAATTTGATTCAGCAGACCCTCAGGCAACATTTTTCTAACTGTACAGTCATTACCATTGCACATCGGATAACTTCCGTTCTTGATAGTGACATGGTTCTGCTACTAAATAATG GGCTTATTGAGGAACATGATTCTCCAACAAGATTGCTTGAAAACAAATCATCATCTTTTGCTCAACTTGTAGCAGAGTACACTGTGAGGGCAAATTCGAGCTTTGGGAAGTAA